A single genomic interval of Mycolicibacterium alvei harbors:
- a CDS encoding DUF1643 domain-containing protein translates to MTFGALHHPWALLRPSPAPGRLIIDPSRPALGWVLSSSHCAGSTLRRCVTFARRWGYGSVNIVGLHSSTLTGDPGSRAASLGQDAPLDEMVAACDLIVLAWGADVDPCRARHVTATLWSQCTSRGGSLGVLGWTHNGQPSQPQDVAPATVPECFTTPPCPEQHEWWATHEADDSNWSQLLSVP, encoded by the coding sequence ATGACGTTTGGCGCGTTGCATCACCCATGGGCGCTGCTGCGACCCTCACCCGCCCCTGGCCGGCTGATCATCGATCCGAGCCGCCCCGCGCTGGGGTGGGTACTGAGCAGCTCGCACTGCGCCGGATCCACCCTGCGGCGCTGCGTGACCTTCGCTCGTCGATGGGGATACGGGTCGGTCAACATCGTCGGCCTCCACAGTTCAACGCTTACCGGCGATCCCGGCAGCCGCGCAGCCAGCCTGGGCCAGGACGCCCCACTCGACGAGATGGTCGCAGCGTGCGACTTGATCGTGCTGGCCTGGGGCGCCGATGTCGACCCGTGCCGTGCACGACACGTCACCGCAACCCTGTGGAGCCAGTGCACGAGCCGTGGCGGATCGCTAGGCGTCCTGGGCTGGACCCACAACGGCCAGCCGAGCCAGCCCCAAGATGTCGCCCCGGCCACGGTCCCTGAATGCTTCACAACCCCACCGTGTCCCGAACAACACGAGTGGTGGGCCACCCACGAAGCCGACGACTCGAACTGGAGCCAGCTTCTCAGCGTCCCCTAG